Genomic window (Sulfurovum sp. NBC37-1):
AGAGGCGTAATTTAAAGCGTGAAGCGTTAAGCGCTGAGCGTTGAGAGAGGAGTGTTGTGGCACTCCTTATCCGGAGGCAGCTTGAATTCTCTATTTTTTTTCTTTTATACTTTAATCCTCTCTGTAGTTTATCTTATAGCACTTCCTTTTTTATTCTTTTATTCTTTTAAACCTAAATACCAACGATCCATTCCCGCACGATTCTTTCTATGGAAAAATAAACCTTTCAAACCAAATGGTGTCTGGTTCCACTCATGTTCTTTCGGGGAAGCCAAAGCGATCAAACCGCTTGTGGATGCATTGCCCGAAGAATCTTTACGTATGAGTACGACCACCCAGACGGGTTTTGATGCTATACGCGACTATACTCAAGAAAGCAGGTATCTTCCCTTTGAACCGCTGCTCTTTTTCTGGATGAAGCCCCAGAAGGCACTGGTGGTCATGGAAGCGGAGTTCTGGTATCTTCTTTTTGCCCTTGCAAAGCGAAAAGGAGCCAAAACACTGCTCATCAATGCGCGCATGAGTGATCGCTCTTTTCCCAAATATCAAAAGATGGCATGGCTTTACAGGCAGATATTCAAACATATCGATGAAGTCTATGCGCAGACCTCCCAGGACAAGGAACGCCTTGAGTCACTGGGGGCCAACAATGTAACGGTCACGGGAAATATTAAACTCTCGAAGCTTCCTTCCCCTACAAAGCAGTTGAAAAAACCAGAGGGTCTGCTTCTGTGCGGGGCAAGTACGCATGAAGGTGAAGAAGCACTGGTCCTTGCAGCGTATCATGCATTAAAAAAACAGGAAGGAAGTGTAAGGCTGCTTCTTGTACCGAGGCATCCCGAGCGTTTTGATAAAGTAACACAGATGGCTGAAGCCTTTACCGAAGCACATGGCCTGAGTATGCAGAGGTATTCTCAGAATGAAGCAATAGAGAGTGATATCGTAGTCGTAGATATGTTGGGAGAACTGGTCAACCTCTATGCAATCTCCGATATAGTCATACTTGGAGGAGCTTTTGAACCCATAGGCGGGCACAATGCGAGCGAAGCGGCGCAGTTCAGATGTAAGATCATTTCAGGGAAATATTATTTTAACCAAAAAGATATTTTTGAAGCGGTGGAAGGCATTGCTGTTGTAGAAGCTTCGAATCTCTCCAAGCGGCTGTTGCAACATGCACTCCTAAAACCTGCAAAGATCAAAGTACGTACAGATATCACACCTATACTTAAAAGTATTGAAACTGCATTGGAAAGATAAAGGCGGAAGCGTTCCGCCTTATATTATTTTACTGGTAGTAGCGTCTTCCGTCACTGCCGATGTAGTAGGTATATCCACGCTCATCTCTGTAGTATCTTCTGTCTTTCTTCTCTTCGTTGTTACCGATAGCTGCACCCGCAAGTCCACCTATGGCAGCACCTGCAAGCGTTGAACCGGTATTATGTCCGATCGCTTGTCCTACCAATGCACCGCCAGCTGCACCGATCAATGCACCATCTGTCGTTTTACTTGTCCCTGTCGAAGCACAACCTGTCATTGCGATCATAGATGCTCCGGCTACCGTCAGTATTGCCATATGTAATTTTTTCATTTGAATTGCCTCCATATTTA
Coding sequences:
- the waaA gene encoding lipid IV(A) 3-deoxy-D-manno-octulosonic acid transferase, yielding MNSLFFFFYTLILSVVYLIALPFLFFYSFKPKYQRSIPARFFLWKNKPFKPNGVWFHSCSFGEAKAIKPLVDALPEESLRMSTTTQTGFDAIRDYTQESRYLPFEPLLFFWMKPQKALVVMEAEFWYLLFALAKRKGAKTLLINARMSDRSFPKYQKMAWLYRQIFKHIDEVYAQTSQDKERLESLGANNVTVTGNIKLSKLPSPTKQLKKPEGLLLCGASTHEGEEALVLAAYHALKKQEGSVRLLLVPRHPERFDKVTQMAEAFTEAHGLSMQRYSQNEAIESDIVVVDMLGELVNLYAISDIVILGGAFEPIGGHNASEAAQFRCKIISGKYYFNQKDIFEAVEGIAVVEASNLSKRLLQHALLKPAKIKVRTDITPILKSIETALER
- a CDS encoding glycine zipper domain-containing protein; the protein is MKKLHMAILTVAGASMIAMTGCASTGTSKTTDGALIGAAGGALVGQAIGHNTGSTLAGAAIGGLAGAAIGNNEEKKDRRYYRDERGYTYYIGSDGRRYYQ